The following coding sequences lie in one Chanos chanos chromosome 4, fChaCha1.1, whole genome shotgun sequence genomic window:
- the plaua gene encoding plasminogen activator, urokinase a, whose product MFLENHQIRKRMRLKWLPLLTLTTCLFPIITMASASRWSTRRSHRPAPAGECLRGNGRDYRGTVSETERGHTCVQWSWVDRPGSYRYGKHNYCRNPDDRSRPWCWVVNGNELKREFCNIPQCNPEPVPKKTAMDDGLPIFPPAETTCGERRLPTRRKIVGGSVSSVETQPWIASVFHRRSFLCGGSLIAPCWVLSAAHCFSEGRTMKKTRHLSVSLGKDYINQTEHSKEQHFKVEQLIIHEDYNSEKDFNNDMALLKIIGEDGQCAVKTRSVRTVCLPPENQMLPPGLYCDVAGYGKERWGGGYSKVLKKTQVKLISQPVCERNDYYGDKITENMFCAGSPDWTTDSCEGDSGGPLVCEVGNRMFLFGIVSWGEGCSKKFRPGVYTRVTNYNRWIALHTGLPSFTAGSMYPEK is encoded by the exons ATGTTTCTAGAGAACCACCAAATAAGGAAGAGGATGAGGCTGAAGTGGCTACCCCTCCTGACTCTGACCACATGTCTTTTCCCCATCATTACCATG GCGTCTGCTTCGCGCTGGTCGACACGTCGTTCTCATAGACCTG CCCCGGCTGGTGAGTGTCTCCGCGGTAACGGGAGAGATTACAGGGGCAcggtgtcagagacagagagaggacacaccTGTGTGCAGTGGAGCTGGGTGGACCGCCCTGGCTCATATAGATATGGAAAGCACAATTACTGCAG GAATCCAGATGACAGGAGCAGACCGTGGTGCTGGGTGGTCAATGGCAATGAGCTAAAGCGGGAATTCTGTAATATTCCACAGTGCAACCCGGAACCCGTCCCGAAAAAAACTGCCATGGATGATG GGTTACCGATCTTTCCGCCTGCAGAGACCACATGTGGGGAGCGACGTCTGCCCACGCGCAGAAAGATCGTCGGAGGATCGGTGTCGTCTGTGGAGACCCAGCCGTGGATCGCGTCAGTTTTCCACAGGCGTTCCTTCCTCTGCGGCGGGAGCCTGATAGCACCGTGTTGGGTCCTCAGTGCAGCTCACTGTTTCTCTGAAGG ACGAACCATGAAAAAAACCCgacatctctctgtgtctttggggAAGGACTACATCAATCAGACGGAACACAGCAAAGAACAGCATTTCAAAGTGGAGCAGCTCATTATTCATGAAGACTACAACTCTGAAAAAGATTTTAACAATGATATGG CTCTGCTGAAGATCATTGGTGAAGACGGTCAGTGCGCGGTGAAGACCAGATCAGTGAGGACGGTCTGTCTGCCTCCAGAGAACCAGATGCTACCCCCTGGTCTCTACTGCGACGTTGCTGGCTATGGGAAAGAACGATGGG GTGGGGGGTACTCCAAGGTTCTGAAAAAGACTCAAGTGAAGCTGATCTCACAGCCAGTTTGTGAGCGCAACGATTACTATGGCGACAAGATAACCGAAAACATGTTCTGTGCGGGCAGTCCGGACTGGACGACTGACTCTTGTGAG GGCGACTCAGGAGGACCGCTGGTCTGTGAAGTTGGAAATCGCATGTTCCTCTTTGGCATTGTGAGTTGGGGAGAGGGCTGCTCAAAGAAATTTCGACCTGGAGTCTACACCAGAGTAACAAACTACAACCGCTGGATCGCCCTTCACACGGGCTTGCCCTCATTCACCGCAGGCTCCATGTACCCAGAGAAGTGA